AACACACCCCATTCTACAGACAGGgtcactcttttttttaaacttctcagGAAAAACATTTTCCCTCTGGACATTTTAGAAATGGTCCTTAATTGCAGGGCAACCAAGTAGAGTATGTATGCTGCTGGCATGTGAACACTGGCTGAACCTGGGCAATATAGTAATTGCTAAAGTTGGCATCTGCTACATATGGAGCTGGCTGGTAGTAACAGGTGACATTGGCCACATTGGGGATAATATTTTGCTCAGCCAGCACACGGATAGCCAGCATGGTAATGAGATTCAAAGTCTGTCTTCTCTCGTGTCCCATCAAACACACCGTACTTTCATTCACCACACCGTGAAGGGTCATGAGATAGTCATACTTGCGGTCTTCCAATCCCACAAAGTGgttctgcaagtaggattccaaTTTTCTCTGCTGTTCACCAATGTCTGAGAAGTCGATGAAAAATCTGGAACACATATACCTCTGGAGGGACTTAATTTCAGCTTCAGAAGCAGCTCTAAAGCCCCTAACCAAAAGGTTACAGTATTTGAGAAGCCCTCCTCCTCTGATTTCTTCTGGATTTCTGGTAGCAATGACCTTGTTGCAAAGGTGATCAAAGGCTTCTTGGAAATCCCCATAGACACTCTCCCCGATTATAGTGGGGTGAAAAGTTTCAGTCATTGGATTCTCTGAGCATTCATAAAAAAGCAAGAGAGAGTCTAACTTGATTTGGAAAGAGTCTACACTGAACTCAAACTGGCGCCGCAGGGAATCCACAAATTTCAGTTCCACATTTTTGCCACTGTTGTTTGACAGAGAGATGAGACTCCAGCGGTCTGAGTCATTGCATACTTTTACCATTTTCTGCACGTAAGCTTCCTAAAACATGAAAGACAAAGCAAGCAGATGAACACGACTACTAATTTAAATCAACCTCTTTTCACAAGTTAGAATGCAGCTGGCTCCTTTCACATTTTACTCAAACGCCCTAGGCTATCTACAGGTTTGAATACTCCCCTTCCAGAGGTTCCCCTCCCCCGCAACAAACTCATCTCCTAGGTAAATGAGACTTTTACAGCCTGggatagagaaaagaagaaaaatataagtcTGATGTTCCTAGTAGATCGGGTTCAGTACTAACAGGTTCCGGGACAATGTCGGTGGTATTTCCTGAGAAGGCTGACTGCTCATGCCCACACAATTTTAACCAATTGCAAAAATGTTGCCAAAAAGGCTGACTCTGTAAGCCTTAAAGCATGCGGGTTTCCAAAATCCAGAGCCCATAACCGATTCATATTTTCCAATACAACAGCACTCAACTCATTGTCTCAGTCTTACTTCTTCAACGCAGTCTCACTAAGCTTGGGAGTCCTAACAGGACTCACCAAAGAAATTTAAATGGTTAAATAAATACAGATATTAAAATAAGCGACTTTCAAAACGTCACTACTTTTTAGTTCCTGAAATCCGTTCCAATGGAAACTTTCTTAGATAATGCATGCAAGGctttttaagataaaataaaataaaaaataaaaaagggtgtgtgtgtgcatagaaagaaaaaaggaaacaaaatatttaataagcgCCTACTACGTGGGCACTAGATACATTTTTACAAATGCTTAAATTTACGTGAGCTACCAACTTAGTAGATTCCAAAATTTATTCTCCAAAGCGACGCTAGGTTGCACGCACTTTACAGAGCCTCTAGTGGGGGGGATGGGGGGGTGTAGAGAGCTGGAGAGGGAGTAAGGAAGGTAAGAAGTGACTTAGAGAAATACATAACTTTTTTTATGACACGACTACATTGCTGACTGGTAAGGGAAATAGGACGAGGGAATGAGGGGAAAGGGAACACTCTAAAGCACCTTTAGTCAAAGCTAACTTTTCCGGCTCCATTTCCAGATCAAGAAAGTCCTACTTACTTCCATTCCAATCTGACTTCCCTTTGCAAGTCAATTCATTAGGAAGACTGACTTTTACCTTAAGAGTTAGAGGCGTAATCTTCTCCTTATTCACTCCTTCAGGCAAGAAATCCAATAGGCAGTCCAGGACCACGTCCTTGACAGTCTGAAACTCCTCTTCCCCCTGGAGATCTGCGCAGAAGATGAGGTCCAGGTCCTTGTAGCCCAGGCCACTGTCCTGGTGCAGGACGTGGCTAGCGGCGGAGCCGTTGAGTCGCACGTCGCGGACCCCAATGCGCTTCTCCTCCAGGCGGCTCCTCACCACCTTCACGATCTGACGGGGCTGCATCTCCAGGGTGGGAAAGTTGCCCCGGCCGTGGATGGGGATCGTCTCGCTCAAGATGTCGTCGAGCCGCTGCACTTGCTCCCAGCTCAGCACGTTACAATGCATGGTGGGGTTCTCACAGCAGCCAACACAGCAGTTATTCCCACCAAAGCCGCTGTTGCTGCAGCTGCAGCCGCACCACTCGCCGCCGCTGCCAGTACAGATGCGGACGCTTTTGGCGCTTTCGTCATCAGCCATGGTAAAGAGCCGTTTTCCCTCCGTTGCGAAATGCCCGGTGAATGCCAGGTTTTGCCCTAGGAgataagaaagcaaaagaaaagataagTTAGAACCATTAAGCGGGTGGCTGGCGGCGAGGAGTCAGAGCCCCGTGACAGCCTGAAGATCCCAACCTAGGAGTTGCTGGATGGTTTTCCACTACAAATCTAAGGAAGATTTTCGCTTTCCCTCCCAGTCTAAAAATTggacctctcccctctctcccacatACACAGACCAGAAACCCCCGCAGCTTAGCCCAAAATGAACAGAATAGTCTCAGCTGCAAAAGGATGAACTGGAACTGATCCCATGTTCCCGTCCCACTTCTGTCACACCTGGGCTGAGTCGCAGCCTCCTGATCCGAAGAGTTATGAGTGTATGAACACAACAGCGAAGGAGAGAAAGCTTGGGACAAAGTGCAGAGGAGCCGTGGGTAGCTGAAGCGCAGAGTCGGGCAAAGGGGCTTCTCTTCCTGAATCCTGGCCAATTAACCTCTTTCGTTACTTTCTGTGCCCTGCTCTCCCTGGCTGGCAGAGAGTGCGGGTCTGTCTCTGCGTGCGCGAGGTCTttactcttttttcctccacctccttttCTTAAGTGCTGCTCTCTCCCTTGAGGAGACTGGGGCAGCTGCCGTCGGGGCTACTCTATCCTGGGCTGCCACTGGCTTCCTgacgctgctgctgctgcggctgctGTCCCGCCACCGCCTCCGCTTAAGCTTCCGTCTCTAGAGCTTTAGCAGTTCTGCTTGGGAAATGTCTTCTGTACTTTTTTATATGGGATTTCTCCGAGCTTCCGGGGATCATAGTCGCTGCACTCTAGCCACACCCACTTCATCTACATAGAGTTCGGCCTTCGGACCCAGTTCTGGCTCCCCCGCCCACCTCATTTACATAGAAATCTGCTTCTGCCCTCCCAACCCAGACTAGAACCATCTTTTGAGAGAGAACACcaccctttttttctcttttttttctacgccacctctttcttttccctaagAAGCAGCATTGAAaatagttgtgtttttttttttataaagaatgaaaaacagctTAAGTAGGCTACTGAAATTGTATCACCTGTTTAAACTACTGAAActtcctagggaaaaaaaattgaatttattttgcaaGGAATTGCTGCTAGTCACTTCATTAATTATGCTCAATTAAACGAGTGGAAATCCCAAAAGGTtcctttaataaaatattttagacaAGCGTATGAATGAATGCAGGGGTTATTCATAAAGTCTAAGTGGggctttgcttttttatttttctcccttaatAACCTTGATTTAAATGTAAGTACAGTTCCTACACTTTTCCGATCAACGATACTTTAGcatggaagaagggaagagttCGGGGTAACTGAGATTCAGTTCCAGCAACAAGTATATATGCCAATGAGTACACCCAAGGAGATAGCTCCTGAGATTCCGGCCGGGCGCATCAGGGGAGGATGCTGATGACTCATGCACCCACGTAAAAGTGTTTCTCCTAGGGCTGAATTAAAACTTGAAGAACAGCAGCTTGATGGACAGCTGGAGTCGCAGCAGCTCTACCCGACCCAACGTCACTGAGACCTGCGCTCCAGCCCCAGCTGCACGGAGAATCCTGGAGGCTTTGATGAGGGAAAGGCTAGACCAATCACCGAAGCCTCCGCGATGACGCTTATGCCTTTCTCTCGTCTAGTGGAAAGGAgggtagtgggggtggggggtggggggagggggaagaagccAATGGGCGAGTTGCGTGGGCGGGGCTGTGCCTGCTGTCAGAACTGTCTGAATGAGCTCGGTACGCGCAAGAagggggagtgggagaggggataGAGGAGGAAAGACGTTGCCCTTATGTGGACCAAGCCGCCCACGCGGGGCAGCTTAGCTGCGACTCTCTCCTGTCAGGTTTTCTAGAAAAGACTAGGAGGAAAAGGctctttttgtgcttcttcccctactaaatcttttttttttttaaagcgggcatgtaataaattattttaaaatgctctctctgtctctgtctctctctgtctctgtctctctgtctctctctgtctctctctctctgtgtctctctctgtgtgtctctctgtctctgtctctgtctctgtctctctctctcttccctatgGATCATAAAAAGGAATGAATTTCTTTCCCAGACACAGGAAATGAATGGGTGACAATCAGTTTCAGAGCTCCTTTTCGTTGGCCCCTGATTTGGCTCTTTGAAGTGTATGTACCAAGGTTCAACATTTATAGTCCACAGGGGCCCCTTTTACATCATCACTACGGCAAGAGAGGTCCGTGCTTTGATAGAAAGCACTGTTTCTCACAAAagtgcaaaaaacaaaaaacaaaaaaaccattcCTGAAACCTGCGTGTTGTGTTTGTGCTTTGAGTGAGTGGTACGTAggggaataggaagggataaatGGGAGTAACCGCTGGGAGTGCTAAGAGCCCACTATATAACACTAGAGTATCAGGGGCTAAAGGAGAATGTACCCCAGTCCCTTTGGCATCCTCATGCCACCAGGGGCATCATTACACACTGCGTACTCGCTTGACTCACTCTAAATGGGGAATGGAGATACCTTGCAACTGAAACTTAAGGGATCGCAGAGATAGGGGGCggggacgggggggggggggtaaccTAGGGAGCATCCAGTTGTGTGGCAAGGCCTCCCCCTGCCGGAGAGAAAAAGAACTATATTTAAACGCAAAAGCAAACTCCTTTAACTGCTGGGCGTGGGGTTAGGGGGCGAGGGGAACATCTCTTCACCGTCAAAGACTAGTACTTGGGAAATAGTCCAGAACTAGGGAGTATTCCTTTAGGCCAGGTATTAGTAGAATGAATGATCTCTCCCCGACTTATCTAAATAATTCAAACACATTCATTCAGACTCTCAGATACACCCTGTCCTCAGAGCCAACACTTGATAACGTCTCCCTAAACTGAAAAGTAAGTAAGCTGGTAGAAGAAAACGGTTGTGTGACTAAAGTTACGGTTTTTAAAAAGGTCTGCTGTATTCTGAGTAGGTTTAGGTCCACTGgagaggacaaaaaaagaaaatcaaatatttttttttcatattcaggTTTGTAACAATTTTCTTTTGGCAATTCGTGTTattagataaaaagaaaatctagTCACAGGACAAATAGCAATCATCTTCAGTCCTACAGAATCGGTCCCATTTCTCTGATAAATCATTCCTGATCTCTCATATACCTTCCaggatcatagttctagaatttgaagGGACTTTCCCCAAGGACATCtattccaaccttttcattttactggtgagagaactgaggccaGGGGAAATCAGGAGGAGTGGGTTCCAAGACCTTATTTAAATGACTGACTGAGTACCATCTAGCAGATGTTTGTTTAATGGTTGATTGGCTATGTGCACATGAATAAGGTACTTAATTTTTCTGAACTTCATATTTCTTATCTGTAGATTAAGGGAGATGGCcataatgaggaggaggagagtgaggaagagaaagaggaggagaatgattcagtgctttaagttttacaaagttctttgctTGCAAAAGTCCTGTAAGGAAGACATTGCAAGCAGGAATTAGTTGCTACTaatggtttcttccagctctaaagtctAAAGTTTCTCTAGTATAATACATATAATCATTGACTCTTCATGCCTGCAACTTATAAACTACCTAACAGTTACATTTAAGTATTTTAGAGAAGGTAACACAAAGTTTAAGATGCAGGATTGAGAGTTTGCTCATTGCAAAATGGAAGTGGTTACTCTAGTGAATAGGACCACGACTTAGTCTATTCCTACCTATCTAGCTCAGTTTCAATCAATTAATAGTTATAACAGGCACAGTGTTAAGTAATAAggatacaagaagaggcaaaagtcaattcctgccctcaatttGTAAGCaaattgtacatatttatttataaacacacacattttatatatatgtatacatacatacatacgcatgtatacatttatgtagATAGATAGTTTCCAGAGAAATGGGGACTACATGGTTTCTTAGAAAGTATCTAATGCCTAGCTATGTCTCTTCTGGCACAGAGTTGGTTGAAAATACAACATATGTTAAGAACATTTCACATCTGTGAAATTCACAGTGTAGAGATCTGCATTGATTCAACAAAACTGGtgttaaagtttaaaaaacatttttttcagtacACTTACTCTTCAAAGGATTGGCAGAGTACTAACCtgaacaaataaatttatatcaCTCTGTTGAAGAATTTAGAACATCAAAAACATATATGAGAAGAAAACTGGCACATGATGCCAAGAAGGGATGTGGGGATTGAAGTAGGAACAGGTTTATGATGGGTAATCTAAACTCAGGAATTCAGTTTCTCTGGAAGATGCTGGAATATCTTTTG
The DNA window shown above is from Notamacropus eugenii isolate mMacEug1 chromosome 2, mMacEug1.pri_v2, whole genome shotgun sequence and carries:
- the TENT5A gene encoding terminal nucleotidyltransferase 5A, with amino-acid sequence MADDESAKSVRICTGSGGEWCGCSCSNSGFGGNNCCVGCCENPTMHCNVLSWEQVQRLDDILSETIPIHGRGNFPTLEMQPRQIVKVVRSRLEEKRIGVRDVRLNGSAASHVLHQDSGLGYKDLDLIFCADLQGEEEFQTVKDVVLDCLLDFLPEGVNKEKITPLTLKEAYVQKMVKVCNDSDRWSLISLSNNSGKNVELKFVDSLRRQFEFSVDSFQIKLDSLLLFYECSENPMTETFHPTIIGESVYGDFQEAFDHLCNKVIATRNPEEIRGGGLLKYCNLLVRGFRAASEAEIKSLQRYMCSRFFIDFSDIGEQQRKLESYLQNHFVGLEDRKYDYLMTLHGVVNESTVCLMGHERRQTLNLITMLAIRVLAEQNIIPNVANVTCYYQPAPYVADANFSNYYIAQVQPVFTCQQHTYSTWLPCN